A genome region from Micromonospora peucetia includes the following:
- a CDS encoding TrmH family RNA methyltransferase, which translates to MQSSSRGRRLDAVSGPFTPRTPRVAAARRLQRRRDREAAGRFLAEGPQAVREALARPGVVTELFGTPAALDRHAELAARAAAADVPVSEVTDEALAALAETVAPQGLVAVCRHLDVPLEQALAAGPRLVAVLAEIRDPGNAGTVLRTADAAGAAAVVFAGEAVDPYNGKCVRASAGSLFHVDVVRAPDPVGVVAALRAAGLTVFATTGYGEDDLDDLGDDGRLATPTAWLFGSEAHGLPERLTAAADARVRVPLHGRAESLNLAAAAAVCLYASARAQRRGVTRLSQAPTAGESLRP; encoded by the coding sequence ATGCAGTCATCATCGCGCGGGAGACGCCTCGACGCTGTCTCCGGCCCCTTCACCCCGCGTACCCCCAGGGTGGCCGCCGCCCGCCGGTTGCAGCGCCGCCGGGACCGCGAGGCCGCCGGCCGCTTCCTGGCCGAGGGGCCGCAGGCGGTCCGCGAGGCCCTGGCCCGCCCGGGGGTGGTCACCGAGCTCTTCGGTACGCCCGCCGCCCTGGACCGGCACGCCGAGCTGGCCGCCCGCGCGGCCGCCGCCGACGTGCCCGTCTCCGAGGTGACCGACGAGGCGCTCGCCGCGCTGGCCGAGACCGTCGCCCCGCAGGGCCTCGTCGCCGTCTGCCGGCACCTCGACGTGCCCCTGGAGCAGGCCCTGGCCGCCGGGCCCCGTCTGGTGGCCGTGCTCGCCGAGATCCGTGACCCGGGCAACGCCGGCACCGTGCTGCGCACCGCCGACGCCGCGGGGGCCGCCGCGGTGGTGTTCGCCGGAGAGGCCGTCGACCCGTACAACGGCAAGTGCGTGCGGGCGTCGGCCGGCAGCCTCTTCCACGTCGACGTGGTCCGCGCGCCCGATCCGGTGGGTGTGGTCGCGGCGCTGCGCGCCGCCGGGCTCACCGTGTTCGCCACCACCGGCTACGGCGAGGACGACCTCGACGACCTCGGCGACGACGGCCGGCTCGCCACCCCCACCGCCTGGCTCTTCGGCTCGGAGGCGCACGGCCTGCCCGAGAGGCTCACCGCCGCCGCCGACGCCCGGGTCCGGGTGCCCCTGCACGGGCGCGCCGAGAGCCTTAACCTTGCGGCGGCCGCCGCCGTCTGCCTGTACGCTTCAGCGAGAGCACAGCGCCGGGGTGTGACCCGGCTGTCGCAGGCACCGACCGCAGGGGAGAGCCTCCGCCCATGA
- the rplT gene encoding 50S ribosomal protein L20 produces MARVKRAVNAQKKRRTLLESASGYRGQRSRLYRKAKEQVLHSMQYAYRDRRDRKGDFRQLWIQRINAGARANGMTYNRLIQGMRLAGIEVDRKILADMAVNDAASFAAIVELARAAVTAEGTGGAAAQAA; encoded by the coding sequence ATGGCACGCGTCAAGCGGGCTGTGAACGCCCAGAAGAAGCGTCGTACCCTGCTGGAATCCGCGAGCGGCTACCGCGGTCAGCGCTCCCGCCTTTACCGCAAGGCCAAGGAGCAGGTGCTGCACTCGATGCAGTACGCCTACCGGGACCGTCGTGACCGCAAGGGCGACTTCCGGCAGCTGTGGATCCAGCGGATCAACGCGGGCGCCCGTGCCAACGGGATGACCTACAACCGCCTGATCCAGGGCATGCGCCTGGCCGGCATCGAGGTTGACCGCAAGATCCTGGCCGACATGGCTGTCAACGACGCCGCCTCCTTCGCGGCGATCGTCGAGCTGGCCCGGGCCGCGGTCACGGCCGAGGGCACCGGCGGCGCGGCGGCCCAGGCCGCCTGA
- the hisG gene encoding ATP phosphoribosyltransferase, producing MLRVAVPNKGALAEKAAQMLREAGYRQRTDPKDLVCRDEPNDVEFFYLRPKDIATYVGSGDLDVGITGRDLLIDSGAPAEEVVDLDFGRATFRFAARPEDVDDVRELGGHRIATAYPGLVERHLTELGVEADVIRLDGAVENAIRLGVADVVADVVETGTTLRQAGLVVFGEPLLRSSAVLVRRADAPAHPQAAQLLRRLHGVLVARRYVMLAYDVPAGLLDRASSLSPGIESPTVSPLHREGWVAVQAMVLSDDVHRIMDELYELGARAILVTNIHACRL from the coding sequence ATGCTGCGTGTCGCCGTACCCAACAAGGGCGCCCTGGCCGAGAAGGCCGCCCAGATGCTGCGCGAGGCGGGCTACCGCCAGCGCACCGACCCGAAGGACCTGGTCTGCCGGGACGAGCCCAACGACGTCGAGTTCTTCTACCTGCGCCCGAAGGACATCGCCACCTACGTCGGCTCCGGCGACCTCGACGTCGGGATCACCGGCCGCGACCTGCTGATCGACTCCGGCGCGCCGGCCGAGGAGGTCGTGGATCTCGACTTCGGCCGGGCCACCTTCCGCTTCGCCGCCCGCCCCGAGGATGTCGACGACGTGCGGGAGCTGGGCGGGCACCGGATCGCCACCGCCTATCCGGGGCTGGTCGAGCGGCACCTCACGGAGCTGGGCGTCGAAGCCGACGTGATCCGCCTCGACGGAGCGGTGGAGAACGCCATCCGGCTCGGTGTCGCCGACGTGGTCGCCGACGTGGTCGAGACCGGCACCACACTGCGCCAGGCCGGCCTGGTGGTCTTCGGCGAGCCGCTGCTGCGCTCCTCGGCGGTGCTGGTCCGCCGCGCCGACGCCCCGGCCCACCCGCAGGCCGCGCAACTGCTGCGCCGCCTGCACGGCGTGCTGGTCGCCCGCCGCTACGTGATGCTCGCCTACGACGTGCCGGCCGGCCTGCTCGACCGGGCCAGCTCGCTGAGCCCGGGCATCGAGTCGCCGACCGTCTCCCCGCTGCACCGCGAGGGCTGGGTGGCGGTGCAGGCGATGGTGCTCAGCGACGACGTGCACCGGATCATGGATGAGCTGTACGAGCTCGGCGCCCGCGCGATCCTGGTCACCAACATCCACGCCTGCCGGCTGTGA
- a CDS encoding MauE/DoxX family redox-associated membrane protein: MRAVELAARILLGLVFLAAVLGKLRTRAGFAGFVGSVGQFGVPARWTAPVARIAVATEAAVVVLLAVPSTVPVGLLIAAGLLGVLTAAIVGALRRGARPACRCFGAADAPIGPRHVVRNLALAVVALLGLLAGATAGASPSPATTLLAAGLAVPLAAVVVRLDDLVALFAPTVSRATRPAGRP, from the coding sequence ATGCGAGCGGTGGAACTGGCTGCGCGGATCTTGCTGGGCCTGGTGTTTCTCGCCGCGGTGCTCGGCAAGCTGCGGACCCGGGCGGGCTTTGCCGGGTTCGTGGGGTCGGTCGGGCAGTTCGGCGTGCCGGCGCGGTGGACCGCCCCGGTCGCCCGGATCGCGGTCGCCACCGAGGCTGCCGTGGTCGTCCTGCTCGCCGTGCCGTCCACCGTCCCCGTCGGGCTGCTGATCGCCGCCGGGCTGCTCGGCGTTCTCACCGCCGCGATCGTCGGCGCGTTGCGTCGCGGCGCCCGCCCGGCCTGCCGCTGTTTCGGCGCCGCGGACGCCCCGATCGGCCCGCGGCACGTCGTGCGAAACCTGGCCCTCGCCGTGGTGGCGCTGCTCGGGCTGCTCGCCGGGGCCACCGCCGGTGCCTCGCCGTCGCCGGCCACCACGCTGCTCGCCGCCGGGCTGGCCGTCCCGCTGGCCGCCGTGGTGGTCCGCCTCGACGACCTGGTCGCCCTCTTCGCCCCCACCGTGTCCCGGGCGACCCGCCCGGCCGGCCGCCCCTGA
- a CDS encoding phosphoribosyl-ATP diphosphatase, with protein MKTFEELFAELQAKAAAGTPGSGTVAALEKGVHFIGKKVVEEAAESWMAAEHEGPERTAEEISQLLYQVQVLMLASGLDLKDVYRHL; from the coding sequence GTGAAGACGTTCGAGGAGTTGTTCGCCGAGCTGCAGGCCAAGGCCGCTGCGGGCACCCCCGGCTCGGGCACGGTCGCCGCGCTCGAGAAGGGCGTGCACTTCATCGGCAAGAAGGTCGTCGAGGAGGCGGCCGAGTCGTGGATGGCCGCCGAGCACGAGGGGCCGGAGCGTACCGCCGAGGAGATCTCCCAGCTGCTCTACCAGGTCCAGGTGCTGATGCTCGCCAGCGGTCTCGACCTGAAGGACGTATACCGACATCTGTGA
- a CDS encoding Crp/Fnr family transcriptional regulator, whose translation MRIGLMELLLAVGWPPGVLLALVIVQLAVAAARRLRTSRYAQGRLRFDGCRWPRRMRPLMRGPAELSDVTWPYGTFLQRLGPPVRIALLELGVRRRVPPGQIVIHEGVRESHLVLLEEGLTKVTATLPDGRSALLALRVGGDLVGEMSALNDRPRSASVTTCGPATYRVIQPDRFKAFLKEYPDAALELAAMVSDRLRWSNRRRIDFTSYPVMIRVARVVAELCRTHGRQGRDGVVIDVRLTQPELASICGAAETSIQKALRELRTESLVDTDYRRITVRDLPRLRQLGELEAEDG comes from the coding sequence ATGAGGATCGGTCTGATGGAGCTGCTGCTCGCGGTCGGCTGGCCGCCGGGCGTCCTGCTGGCGTTGGTGATCGTCCAACTCGCGGTCGCTGCCGCCCGGCGTCTGCGGACATCGCGTTACGCGCAGGGCCGGCTACGCTTCGACGGCTGTCGCTGGCCGAGGAGGATGAGACCGCTGATGCGAGGACCAGCCGAGCTGTCCGACGTCACCTGGCCCTACGGCACGTTCCTGCAACGGCTCGGCCCTCCGGTCCGGATCGCCCTGCTGGAGTTGGGCGTCCGCCGGCGGGTCCCGCCCGGACAGATCGTCATCCACGAGGGCGTACGGGAGTCGCACCTGGTGCTGCTGGAGGAGGGGCTGACGAAGGTCACCGCGACTCTCCCGGACGGGCGGTCCGCGCTGCTGGCCCTGCGCGTCGGCGGTGACCTCGTCGGCGAGATGTCGGCCCTCAACGACCGGCCCCGCTCGGCAAGTGTCACCACCTGCGGGCCAGCGACTTACCGGGTCATCCAGCCCGACCGGTTCAAGGCGTTCCTCAAGGAGTACCCGGACGCCGCCCTGGAGTTGGCGGCGATGGTGTCGGACCGGCTGCGCTGGTCCAACCGGCGACGCATCGACTTCACCTCGTACCCGGTGATGATCAGGGTCGCCCGGGTCGTCGCCGAACTCTGTCGCACCCACGGCCGCCAGGGCCGCGACGGCGTCGTCATCGACGTGCGGCTCACGCAGCCCGAGCTTGCGAGCATCTGCGGCGCCGCCGAGACCTCCATCCAGAAGGCCCTCCGTGAGTTGCGCACGGAGAGTCTGGTCGACACGGACTATCGCCGGATCACCGTTCGCGACCTGCCCCGCCTGCGGCAACTGGGCGAGCTGGAGGCCGAGGACGGCTGA
- the pheT gene encoding phenylalanine--tRNA ligase subunit beta — MRVSVSWLREYVDLPADLPTGDLEQALVDLGIEVESVEDLRETVTGQLVVGEVREIEELTGFKKPIRFCRVDVGDANGTGEPQEIVCGARNFAPGDRVVVILPGGVLPGGFAIGARKTYGRNSNGMICSARELGLGDDHDGIIVLPEDTPAKPGDDARPVVGLDDVVVELEITPDRGYAMSIRGLARELSHALGVPFRDPGLAPAPGGTDTPAYPVEVRDTAGCDRFAARLVRGVDPTVQSPGWMQRRLTVAGIRSISLPVDITNYVMLELGQPMHAFDADRIAGPLVVRRAGAGEKLTTLDGVTRVLAPEDMVICDAGLPNPLAGEGAGVPISLAAVMGGETSEVVAGTTNVLLEAAHWDPVMVGRTARRHKLFSEAAKRWERGVDPALPLVAIARAVRLLTEHAGGAAGDEILDIDHVRPRTPVVLPADLPTRRIGVSYPPARVVALLEQVGCTVARGADRLAEDPGEVGVAAGTGGALSVTPPTWRPDLTDPADLVEEVVRLDGYDRVPSVLPTAPPGRGLTWQQRRRRAVARSLAERGYVEVLAHPFVAPGLADQLGLPADDPRRPAVRLANPLSEEEPLLRTTLLGPLLGIVKRNLGRGHRDLALYEIGAVFHPRPGAGRPPAMGVDRRPSDEEFAAADAVVPDQPRHVAVVLTGDVEPAGWWGAGRPAGWADAVEAGRNVLAAADVPAHRIEVRAAEYAPWHPGRCAELLVDGTVVGHAGELHPAVVAALELPRRTSAMELDLDALPAAPVASAPVVSGFPPALIDVALVLDSSVPAEQVQQALVEGAGGLLEQVRLFDVYASEQLGAGRRSLAYKLTFRAPDRTLTVEEAVAARDAAVARAAERFGATLRGA; from the coding sequence ATGCGAGTTTCTGTCAGTTGGCTGCGGGAGTACGTCGACCTCCCCGCCGACCTGCCCACCGGCGACCTGGAGCAGGCCCTGGTCGACCTCGGCATCGAGGTCGAGTCCGTCGAGGACCTGCGGGAGACCGTCACCGGTCAGCTGGTGGTCGGCGAGGTCCGGGAGATCGAGGAGCTGACCGGCTTCAAGAAGCCGATCCGGTTCTGCCGGGTCGACGTCGGTGACGCCAACGGCACCGGCGAGCCGCAGGAGATCGTCTGCGGGGCGCGCAACTTCGCCCCCGGCGACCGGGTCGTGGTGATCCTGCCCGGCGGCGTGCTGCCCGGCGGCTTCGCCATCGGCGCGCGTAAGACGTACGGGCGCAACTCCAACGGCATGATCTGCTCGGCGAGGGAGCTGGGCCTGGGCGACGACCACGACGGCATCATCGTGCTGCCCGAGGACACCCCGGCCAAGCCGGGTGACGACGCACGGCCCGTCGTCGGGCTCGACGACGTCGTGGTCGAGCTGGAGATCACCCCCGACCGGGGGTACGCGATGAGCATCCGCGGCCTGGCCCGGGAGCTGTCGCACGCCCTCGGCGTGCCGTTCCGCGATCCGGGCCTGGCGCCCGCGCCCGGCGGCACCGACACCCCGGCGTACCCGGTCGAGGTGCGCGACACGGCCGGCTGCGACCGGTTCGCCGCCCGCCTCGTCCGTGGCGTCGACCCGACGGTGCAGAGCCCCGGCTGGATGCAGCGGCGGCTCACCGTCGCCGGCATCCGCAGCATCTCGCTGCCGGTCGACATCACCAACTACGTGATGCTCGAACTGGGCCAGCCGATGCACGCCTTCGACGCCGACCGGATCGCCGGCCCGCTGGTGGTCCGCCGCGCCGGGGCGGGGGAGAAGCTCACCACCCTGGACGGGGTGACCCGCGTCCTCGCGCCCGAGGACATGGTGATCTGCGACGCCGGGCTGCCGAACCCCCTCGCGGGCGAGGGGGCCGGCGTCCCGATCTCGCTGGCCGCCGTGATGGGTGGCGAGACCAGCGAGGTCGTCGCCGGGACGACGAACGTGCTCCTCGAGGCCGCCCACTGGGATCCGGTGATGGTGGGGCGCACCGCCCGCCGGCACAAGCTGTTCAGCGAGGCGGCGAAGCGGTGGGAACGGGGCGTCGACCCGGCCCTGCCGCTGGTCGCCATCGCACGGGCGGTCCGGCTGCTCACCGAGCACGCCGGCGGCGCGGCCGGTGACGAGATCCTCGACATCGACCACGTCCGGCCGCGTACCCCGGTCGTCCTGCCGGCGGATCTGCCGACCCGGCGGATCGGGGTGAGCTACCCACCGGCGCGGGTGGTCGCCCTGCTGGAGCAGGTCGGCTGCACGGTCGCCCGGGGCGCCGACCGGCTGGCCGAGGACCCGGGCGAGGTCGGCGTGGCCGCCGGCACCGGCGGCGCGCTCAGCGTCACCCCGCCGACCTGGCGGCCCGACCTGACCGACCCGGCCGACCTGGTCGAGGAGGTGGTCCGCCTCGACGGGTACGACCGGGTGCCGTCGGTGCTGCCGACCGCGCCGCCCGGCCGCGGCCTGACCTGGCAGCAGCGCCGCCGCCGGGCCGTGGCCCGGTCGCTCGCCGAGCGGGGGTACGTGGAGGTGCTCGCGCACCCGTTCGTCGCCCCCGGGCTGGCCGACCAGCTCGGCCTGCCCGCGGACGATCCGCGCCGGCCGGCGGTGCGGCTGGCGAACCCGCTGTCGGAGGAGGAGCCGCTGTTGCGCACCACGCTGCTCGGCCCGCTGCTCGGCATCGTCAAGCGCAACCTGGGCCGGGGCCACCGCGACCTCGCCCTCTACGAGATCGGCGCGGTGTTCCACCCGCGTCCCGGCGCCGGCCGCCCGCCGGCGATGGGCGTGGACCGGCGACCCAGCGACGAGGAGTTCGCCGCCGCCGACGCGGTGGTACCCGACCAGCCCCGGCACGTCGCCGTCGTCCTGACCGGCGACGTCGAGCCGGCCGGCTGGTGGGGTGCGGGCCGCCCGGCCGGCTGGGCGGACGCCGTGGAGGCCGGCCGGAACGTGCTCGCCGCCGCCGACGTCCCCGCACACCGGATCGAGGTCCGGGCCGCCGAGTACGCCCCCTGGCACCCCGGCCGGTGCGCCGAGCTGCTGGTCGACGGCACGGTGGTCGGGCACGCCGGCGAGCTGCACCCGGCGGTCGTGGCGGCGCTGGAGCTGCCCCGGCGGACCAGCGCCATGGAACTCGACCTGGACGCGCTGCCGGCCGCCCCGGTGGCGTCCGCGCCGGTCGTCTCCGGTTTCCCCCCGGCGCTGATCGACGTGGCGCTGGTGCTGGACTCCTCGGTGCCGGCGGAGCAGGTGCAGCAGGCCCTCGTCGAGGGCGCCGGTGGGCTGCTGGAGCAGGTGCGCCTCTTCGATGTGTACGCCTCCGAGCAGCTCGGGGCGGGCCGCCGGTCGCTGGCGTACAAGCTCACCTTCCGGGCCCCGGACCGGACGCTGACCGTGGAGGAGGCGGTGGCCGCCCGGGACGCGGCGGTCGCCCGCGCCGCGGAACGCTTCGGCGCCACCCTGCGCGGCGCCTGA
- a CDS encoding PH domain-containing protein, with protein sequence MSEIESVQLRPHRIRVVCWISAAVLFVVFSLVATSLSGATGNGYGSFQRGDQIAMVGLGVLGALAFLIFTRPRVEADARGVRVRNVVGSYELPWEVVRGVRFDRGAPWASLELHDDDLLPMVALQAADKELAVEGVRALRRLHQAHQARLAESATGR encoded by the coding sequence GTGAGCGAAATCGAGTCCGTCCAGCTCCGTCCGCACCGCATCCGGGTGGTCTGCTGGATCTCGGCGGCTGTGCTGTTCGTGGTGTTCAGCCTGGTGGCCACCTCGCTGAGCGGCGCGACCGGCAACGGCTACGGCAGCTTCCAGCGCGGTGACCAGATCGCGATGGTCGGTCTCGGCGTCCTCGGGGCGCTCGCCTTCCTGATCTTCACCCGCCCCCGGGTCGAGGCGGACGCGCGCGGGGTGCGGGTGCGCAACGTCGTCGGCTCGTACGAGCTGCCGTGGGAGGTCGTACGGGGGGTCCGCTTCGATCGGGGTGCGCCCTGGGCCAGCCTGGAGCTGCACGACGACGACCTGCTGCCGATGGTCGCCCTGCAGGCCGCCGACAAGGAACTGGCCGTCGAGGGGGTCCGCGCCCTGCGCCGGCTGCACCAGGCGCACCAGGCCCGGCTCGCCGAGAGCGCCACCGGCCGCTGA
- a CDS encoding DMT family transporter — protein sequence MRRPPVAAGGPASPPVSRGLPPWAALTVVTLAGVASAVQGTVNAELGERAGNATLGAVVNNLGGALLVGLGALALPSARTGLVALRRARLPWWAYLGGLGGAAIVLLSVYIVPVLGVAVFTIAQVAGGSLGGLAVDRAGLAPVGRLALTRARVAGALLGVTAVALAQLGQPVGDLALGLVLLAVAGGLAVALQSALNARVSAAGSAAAGMVVNFATATPVVLLVAGLAGALTGPAPTWPGDWYLYTGGLLGVVIVAALLVGVPAVGVLRTGLALVAGQLGGALLLDALLPGGPGLRLPVLAGALLTLLAALLAGRGTGRRSTRAAPPASDGPAVPAATAGSSTPK from the coding sequence GTGAGACGCCCTCCCGTGGCGGCGGGCGGCCCGGCGTCGCCCCCGGTCTCGCGCGGTCTGCCGCCGTGGGCGGCGTTGACCGTGGTCACCCTCGCCGGGGTCGCCTCGGCGGTCCAGGGCACGGTCAACGCCGAGCTGGGCGAGCGGGCCGGCAACGCGACCCTGGGCGCGGTGGTCAACAACCTCGGCGGGGCACTGCTGGTCGGCCTCGGGGCGTTGGCGCTGCCGTCGGCGCGGACCGGCCTGGTCGCGCTGCGCCGGGCCCGGCTGCCCTGGTGGGCGTACCTGGGCGGGCTCGGCGGCGCGGCCATCGTGCTGCTCAGTGTGTACATCGTGCCGGTGCTCGGGGTGGCCGTCTTCACCATCGCCCAGGTCGCCGGGGGCAGCCTCGGCGGGCTGGCCGTGGACCGGGCCGGGCTGGCCCCGGTGGGGCGGCTGGCGCTCACCCGGGCCCGCGTGGCCGGGGCGCTGCTCGGCGTGACCGCCGTGGCCCTGGCCCAGCTCGGCCAGCCCGTCGGCGACCTCGCCCTCGGTCTGGTCCTGCTCGCCGTGGCCGGTGGGCTGGCAGTCGCGCTCCAGTCCGCGCTGAACGCGCGGGTCTCCGCCGCCGGTTCGGCCGCCGCCGGGATGGTGGTCAACTTCGCCACGGCCACGCCCGTCGTGCTGCTGGTGGCGGGGCTGGCCGGCGCCCTCACCGGGCCGGCCCCGACCTGGCCGGGCGACTGGTATCTCTACACCGGTGGCCTGCTCGGCGTCGTCATCGTGGCCGCCCTGCTGGTCGGGGTCCCGGCGGTCGGCGTGCTGCGGACCGGGCTCGCCCTGGTCGCCGGGCAACTGGGCGGCGCCCTGCTGCTGGACGCGCTGCTGCCCGGTGGCCCCGGTCTGCGGCTGCCGGTGCTCGCCGGGGCGCTGCTCACCCTGCTGGCCGCCCTGCTCGCCGGCCGAGGTACCGGCCGCCGGAGCACCCGCGCCGCCCCGCCCGCCAGCGATGGTCCGGCAGTTCCCGCCGCGACCGCCGGATCATCGACGCCGAAGTAG
- the pheS gene encoding phenylalanine--tRNA ligase subunit alpha, with translation MSYRNDPYDPKQVALLDPAALAEAVAAAEKAFAEAGDPDALSALRPAHLGDRSPISLARREIGALPPAAKSDAGKRVNEARRAVEAGYAARQEVLEREQAQRVLVEERVDVTLPHDRRPRGARHPVSTLMEQINDLFVGMGYEVAEGPEVELEWTNFDALNIPADHPARGLMDTFHIAPTGGGDGEPAGSGLVLRTHTSPVQARTMLTRKPPIYVIVPGRVYRTDELDATHAPVFHQVEGLVVDRGITMAHLRGTLDHFARAMFGEGAKTRFRPHYFPFTEPSAEFDVWFPEHRDGPRWVEWGGCGMVNPRVLRACGIDPEVYSGFAFGMGIDRTVMFRHGVSDMRDMAEGDVRFTRAFGAGA, from the coding sequence ATGAGCTACCGCAACGATCCGTACGATCCGAAGCAGGTCGCCCTGCTCGACCCGGCCGCCCTGGCCGAGGCCGTCGCTGCCGCCGAGAAGGCGTTCGCCGAGGCCGGTGACCCGGACGCGCTGTCCGCGCTGCGTCCGGCGCACCTCGGCGACCGGTCGCCGATCTCGCTGGCCCGCCGTGAGATCGGCGCGCTGCCGCCGGCCGCCAAGTCCGACGCCGGCAAGCGGGTCAACGAGGCCCGCCGCGCCGTCGAGGCCGGGTACGCCGCCCGCCAGGAGGTCCTGGAACGGGAGCAGGCGCAGCGGGTGCTGGTGGAGGAGCGCGTCGACGTGACGCTGCCCCACGACCGGCGGCCCCGGGGCGCCCGGCACCCGGTCAGCACCCTGATGGAGCAGATCAACGACCTGTTCGTCGGCATGGGCTACGAGGTGGCCGAGGGCCCTGAGGTCGAGCTGGAGTGGACCAACTTCGACGCCCTCAACATCCCGGCCGACCACCCGGCGCGGGGCCTGATGGACACCTTCCACATCGCCCCCACCGGTGGGGGCGATGGCGAACCGGCGGGGTCGGGCCTCGTCCTGCGTACCCACACCTCGCCGGTGCAGGCACGCACCATGCTGACCCGCAAGCCGCCGATCTACGTGATCGTGCCCGGGCGGGTCTACCGCACCGACGAGCTGGACGCCACCCACGCGCCGGTCTTCCACCAGGTGGAGGGCCTCGTGGTGGACCGGGGGATCACCATGGCGCACCTGCGCGGCACCCTCGACCACTTCGCCCGGGCGATGTTCGGCGAGGGTGCGAAGACCCGCTTCCGGCCGCACTACTTCCCGTTCACCGAGCCGTCCGCCGAGTTCGACGTCTGGTTCCCGGAGCACCGCGACGGCCCGCGCTGGGTCGAGTGGGGCGGTTGCGGCATGGTCAACCCACGGGTGCTGCGCGCCTGCGGCATCGACCCCGAGGTCTACTCCGGATTCGCGTTCGGCATGGGCATCGACCGGACGGTGATGTTCCGGCACGGGGTCAGCGACATGCGGGACATGGCCGAGGGCGACGTGCGGTTCACCCGCGCGTTCGGGGCCGGGGCGTAG
- the rpmI gene encoding 50S ribosomal protein L35, with the protein MPKMKSHTGMGKRVKVTGKGKIVAQQAGLRHNLEKKPSTQTRRLTGTVVLAKADVKRIKKLLGR; encoded by the coding sequence ATGCCGAAGATGAAGAGCCACACGGGGATGGGCAAGCGGGTCAAGGTGACCGGCAAGGGCAAGATCGTTGCCCAGCAGGCCGGCCTCCGGCACAACCTGGAGAAGAAGCCCTCCACCCAGACCCGTCGGCTGACCGGCACCGTCGTGCTGGCCAAGGCCGATGTCAAGCGCATCAAGAAGCTGCTCGGCCGCTGA
- a CDS encoding S26 family signal peptidase — MPTFGWLVVAGVLASATVGLLWARRHLLLVSVVGRSMEPTLRPGDRVLARRVPLARVRPGDVVVVAAPAAMTAGRQAEPGDTGPGLLIKRAYAVPGEPVPVDRVPLLRQRPERLVPSGQLVVLGDNPPFSYDSRECGYIPESDLLGVLVRPRPRTG, encoded by the coding sequence GTGCCGACGTTCGGATGGTTGGTGGTGGCCGGCGTGCTCGCGTCGGCCACCGTCGGCCTGCTCTGGGCCCGCCGGCACCTGCTGCTGGTCTCCGTCGTGGGCCGCAGCATGGAGCCGACGCTCCGCCCGGGTGACCGGGTGCTGGCCCGGCGGGTGCCGCTGGCCCGGGTCCGCCCCGGCGACGTGGTCGTGGTGGCGGCCCCGGCGGCGATGACCGCCGGCCGTCAGGCCGAGCCCGGCGACACCGGGCCGGGCCTGCTGATCAAGCGGGCGTACGCGGTGCCGGGGGAGCCGGTGCCGGTCGACCGGGTGCCGCTGCTGCGGCAGCGACCGGAGCGGCTCGTGCCATCCGGGCAGCTGGTGGTGCTCGGCGACAACCCGCCGTTCAGCTACGACTCCCGCGAGTGCGGCTACATCCCCGAGTCGGACCTGCTCGGAGTGCTCGTCCGGCCGAGACCCCGCACGGGGTGA
- the infC gene encoding translation initiation factor IF-3, producing the protein MNEQIRAREVRLVGPEGEQVGIVPLERALQLAADVDLDLVEVAPMARPPVCKLMDFGKFKYESALKAREARRNQQQTVIKEMKLRPKIDPHDYETKKGHVVRFLKAGDKVKVTIMFRGREQSRPELGYRLLRRLESEISELGYVEAAPKQDGRNMIMVLAPHRATKAAAVAATATRGGPRERDAEGVAPDGEPAAAVDTGTVADNSGE; encoded by the coding sequence GTGAACGAGCAGATCCGGGCACGTGAGGTCCGACTGGTCGGCCCCGAGGGTGAGCAGGTGGGCATCGTCCCGCTGGAGCGCGCCCTTCAGCTGGCCGCGGACGTAGACCTGGACCTGGTCGAGGTTGCGCCGATGGCGCGCCCGCCGGTGTGCAAGCTCATGGACTTCGGCAAGTTCAAGTACGAGAGCGCACTCAAGGCGCGCGAAGCGCGGCGTAACCAGCAACAGACCGTCATCAAGGAGATGAAGCTCCGGCCGAAGATCGACCCGCACGACTACGAGACCAAGAAGGGTCACGTGGTGCGGTTCCTGAAGGCCGGCGACAAGGTCAAGGTGACGATCATGTTCCGCGGTCGCGAGCAGAGCCGCCCGGAGCTGGGTTACCGGCTCCTGCGCCGGCTCGAGTCGGAGATCTCGGAGCTGGGGTACGTCGAGGCCGCTCCCAAGCAGGACGGTCGAAACATGATCATGGTGCTCGCGCCGCACCGCGCCACGAAGGCCGCCGCGGTCGCCGCGACGGCCACCCGGGGCGGGCCGAGGGAGCGGGACGCCGAGGGCGTCGCCCCGGACGGCGAGCCCGCAGCGGCCGTTGACACCGGCACAGTCGCCGACAACAGCGGCGAGTAA